Proteins from a genomic interval of Pseudoxanthobacter soli DSM 19599:
- a CDS encoding 3-keto-5-aminohexanoate cleavage protein — protein sequence MIFLQAALNGDRQHDAVPRTPDAIAADAEAAVSAGAQSVHVHAYDGAGRETLNAAECGAVVAAVRARCPGIPISLTTSASILSDPCQRLATVKDWAVLPDLVTANQGEAGIVELAEWLLARGVEIEAGLLCPDDARRFVASLLPDRCRRVLIEPLDPDPAIGLRDAAEMEAILADAGVTLPQVHHGFDGSCWAVNRRALERGHGIRTGMEDVVILPDGQPARNNAHLVMVARSLIECVVSDFRRGLRPDRTHGNRIDQARLCLTRPEHGCECIRRFGMHLARCRAAELANIPA from the coding sequence ATGATCTTTCTACAAGCAGCACTGAATGGTGATCGCCAGCATGATGCCGTTCCGCGGACCCCCGATGCCATTGCCGCCGATGCGGAAGCGGCGGTGAGTGCCGGTGCTCAGTCAGTCCATGTTCATGCCTATGATGGGGCCGGACGGGAAACCTTGAACGCAGCCGAATGCGGTGCGGTGGTCGCAGCCGTCCGTGCGCGGTGCCCCGGCATCCCGATCTCGCTCACCACGTCGGCCAGCATCCTCTCCGACCCATGCCAGCGTCTGGCAACCGTGAAAGACTGGGCTGTCTTACCTGATCTCGTAACGGCCAATCAGGGTGAGGCAGGCATTGTCGAGCTGGCAGAATGGCTCCTCGCGCGCGGTGTGGAGATCGAAGCCGGATTGCTATGCCCGGACGATGCCCGCCGGTTCGTGGCTTCGTTATTACCCGACCGGTGCCGTCGCGTCCTGATCGAGCCCCTTGACCCTGATCCGGCTATCGGGTTGCGGGATGCTGCGGAGATGGAGGCAATCCTCGCCGACGCGGGTGTCACGCTCCCGCAGGTGCATCATGGCTTCGATGGGTCATGCTGGGCGGTGAACCGGCGCGCGCTGGAGCGGGGGCATGGTATCAGGACCGGCATGGAGGATGTGGTCATTCTTCCGGACGGGCAGCCGGCACGCAACAACGCCCATCTTGTCATGGTGGCGCGCTCTTTGATCGAATGCGTGGTGAGCGATTTCCGAAGAGGACTGCGTCCCGATCGGACACATGGAAATCGCATCGATCAAGCGCGGCTTTGCCTGACGCGACCGGAGCACGGCTGTGAATGCATCCGGCGATTCGGCATGCATTTGGCGCGATGCAGAGCTGCTGAGTTGGCAAATATACCCGCATAA